Part of the Sphingomonadaceae bacterium OTU29LAMAA1 genome, CGTCATATCGACCGCGATCTTTCCGTCGCCGGCAAGCGTGTTATCGACGGCGAACGCGACCCGCGGCGCCACCGCCTCCATACGCTGGTCGAAATTGTCCATATCGACGTCGATGAACTCACGCGATTCCGCCGCCTTCTTGTCCTTCAGGCTCTTGCCCGACAGATCCGAGATGACACCCATCACGAACGGCAGTTCGACTTTCTGGCGCGCGCCATAGGTCTCCACCTCATATTCAATATGAACGCGGGGCTTCCTGTTTTCGCGAATGAACCGCTGACCGCTCTTGATCGCCATGTGTTCCGATCCCTGTTCTCTGCCTCTGCGGGCCTGTGCAGCTAAATGCGCAAGCCTGGGGAATTGCTCCACGATATCGATTCACATCATATCCGATGATCCCATCACGTCCACGCGCGCGCGCAGCACCGACGTCGCTTCGCCGACGCTGCCCGGGGCGATGTCCTCCAAGATCGACACGAAATCCATCGTGATCCAGCCCTTGATCCGCGCCAGTGCGACGGGGATCGGACTGGATGGTTCGACCCGGCAATAATATTCGATCACCGCATCGAGCGACCGCGCGACATCCTCACGCGACTGGATGCGCCCCGGCACGCCAACGCCCCCGGGGGCTAACGGCGCCGCTTCCTCCGCCGGAGCGACCGGTGCAGACTCGGCGCTCTGCCGGACGAAGGGTGTGATCGCGTGCACGATCGCCTCAATCGCCTCATAGGTCGGGCGGAAATTGGTCCCTGTCTGGCCGACCAGCCCGGCCTGCTCCGACAGCACCGTATCGGCGCGCTGCAACGCCGCCTCGATCCGACGGAAGCGGTCGGTGACCTCCGCCACCTGCTCGACCGGCGTATCGGCCAGCGCGGCGCGGAACTGGCCATAGCCTTCGGCCGCGGCGCCCTCGTCGAGGTAGCGCGCGAAGTCAGCACCGGTAAATCTGCCGAGGCGCGGATGCACGACCAGCGGCACGCGGCGCAGCGGCGCCAGGAATTCGCCGATCCGCACCAGCGATTCGCACGCGCCCTTGCGTCCCTCGACGCCATATTCCTCCAACGTCGGGTGCGCGGTGTCCCAGAAATTTTCGAACAGCCCGGCGAGCAGACCGGCCCCCGCCTCCACGACGGCAAGATCCCCAGCGCGTGCGCCAGCCCGCATCAGATAGACGGCGAGCCAGACGTCGCGGGTTTGTCGCGCCTGCGCCTCGATCATCGCGATCGCGCGGTCCCAGTCGGCGTCGTCGGACGGACATTCGAACGCCTGCTCGATCACCTGCCGGCCGGGATCGTACGACAAATCCGGCCCGGCGGGCGCGTCCGGTGCAACCGGCGTCAGGAACGTTGTGAGATCCATGTCAAAATCCCGACGCGAGTGTCAGGAAATCAACTCCGCCTCGACGCGGCGATTAGCCGGATCGCTTTTGGCCCGACCCGGCAGCGGTACGCTGGCCCCGTAACCGCGGGTTTGCAAACGACTGCCCTCGACACCCAAGACGATGAGATAATCCGCTACCGCACGGGCACGCGCCGCCGATAGCGGCGTGTTGACGCGTGCGCCACCGCGCAGGTCGGTATGCCCCTCGATCAGGAAGCGCTTGTCCTTCAATTCGGGCAGTAGCAGCGACCGCGCGAAGACCTGCGCCGCGCGAGTCCCTTCGGCAGACAATTGCGCAGAATTCAGCTCGAACCCGATCATCAGGTCGGCACGTGGGCGACGTGCGGTGGCATAATCAACCGCCGGGGTCGCCGCCGCACCAGCATAGGCCGGGCGACGCTGCGCCAGACCACGCCGCGAGCGCGCCGCGCTGCGTGCAGTTGCCTGACGCGACGGCGCGTTTGCCGCATCGCCCGCCGCGGACGGCCGCGCGAGGCGGAAGCCCTTCGTGTCAGGCGCATCCCGCGTCGCGACCGGCTGGATCGCGCCATCGCCGCATTTGCCTGCGAACGTGCAGAGATATTGTTCTACGCTGGGCTTGGAAGCGGACGACGCCGCATCCTGCGCATGGCCAGCGGCAGCGCAAGAAAGGATCGCCAGTGAAACTGTCAGCATCCGCAACGACATGTCGTACTCCCGTGCATGCACCCGGTGCTGATTGGTCTTAGGACGAGCCCGGATACGAAGCAACCCGTATGGCAGCACTACATGCGCAATACCGTACCAACCCTATGATCGGAACGTCATTCGGTCTGAAAAGGACGGAATACGTCGCGGACGACTTTTTCTTAACCATGACAATGTCGTGACGGAGACGGGAAACCTCGCCGGGCGGTACGGACGCAAGGGTAAAGCATTGTACGCTCTGCCAGGTGCCGGTAGGATCGGTGCCGTCGCGCGGTTCGGCGCAAGTGGCGGGAGTGCTTGGTGGCAGACACGACGCAGCGCCTGACGCAGATGGCGATCGACGTTGGCGACGAGCAGGTCGTCCTCGAACGGATTCAAAGTCACGAGAGTATCGGGATGCCGTTTGCGGTGCGGGCTGACATCATTTCACCACTGGAAATCGACCTTCAGCCTCATCTCGGAAAACCGGCCTCGCTCAGTGTGTTGGAGGATGGCGAATTACTCCGCCACTTTCACGGGCTGGTCACCGCGGGCGAATATACGAAGGAATCGCAGGCCGGGCATCATTACCGTCTGTCG contains:
- the tssB gene encoding type VI secretion system contractile sheath small subunit; the protein is MAIKSGQRFIRENRKPRVHIEYEVETYGARQKVELPFVMGVISDLSGKSLKDKKAAESREFIDVDMDNFDQRMEAVAPRVAFAVDNTLAGDGKIAVDMTFNSMNDFSPGEIARKIEPLSKLLEARTQLEDLLSYMDGKHGAQDLLDKVLQDPALLQAISAARKPTDASAADQNGD
- a CDS encoding type VI secretion system ImpA family N-terminal domain-containing protein, whose translation is MDLTTFLTPVAPDAPAGPDLSYDPGRQVIEQAFECPSDDADWDRAIAMIEAQARQTRDVWLAVYLMRAGARAGDLAVVEAGAGLLAGLFENFWDTAHPTLEEYGVEGRKGACESLVRIGEFLAPLRRVPLVVHPRLGRFTGADFARYLDEGAAAEGYGQFRAALADTPVEQVAEVTDRFRRIEAALQRADTVLSEQAGLVGQTGTNFRPTYEAIEAIVHAITPFVRQSAESAPVAPAEEAAPLAPGGVGVPGRIQSREDVARSLDAVIEYYCRVEPSSPIPVALARIKGWITMDFVSILEDIAPGSVGEATSVLRARVDVMGSSDMM
- a CDS encoding OmpA family protein — protein: MLTVSLAILSCAAAGHAQDAASSASKPSVEQYLCTFAGKCGDGAIQPVATRDAPDTKGFRLARPSAAGDAANAPSRQATARSAARSRRGLAQRRPAYAGAAATPAVDYATARRPRADLMIGFELNSAQLSAEGTRAAQVFARSLLLPELKDKRFLIEGHTDLRGGARVNTPLSAARARAVADYLIVLGVEGSRLQTRGYGASVPLPGRAKSDPANRRVEAELIS